Below is a window of SAR202 cluster bacterium DNA.
CTACGATATCATCTCTCGAATCCCCAACCGCCAGGAAGACTCGGAGGAGTTCGAAAACCAGGACTTCGACAGCGACGAAGAGTTTTCGGAAAACGAGCTATCGGAACTTATTAAAGAGCTGGAGAACATGCCTGAGAAGGGCGACCAGCAGCCTCAGGAAGACCAGGAATACGAGTCGCCGGAAGACGTGGACTTTCGCGGAGAGTTCAAGCCTGAGCTGGTGCAGACCCTGAATCGAATGCGCGGCAAAGGCCTCCCCGGCGAGCAGGCGAAGGAAGGCCTCACTAAAGAGATGCTGGAGCAGCTCCTTCAGAACAACCCTGAGCTGGATATGGAGTCCAATCAGGACGAAGCCGCCTTCGCCGACATGCTGGCCCAAAATCTTATGCACGAGGCTGGCATGGCCCAGGCCACCGCCCAGCCCGGCAAGGGCTACGGCCCCATTGCCCATGTCGACGAGCAGGGTGGCTCCTTGGAGGCTAAGGAACCCAAGACCTTTGTTTATGATGAGTGGGACTTCCGTGCCGATGACTACAAACCCAAATGGTGCATTGTTCGAGAGAAGGTCGTCGACGAAGGGGATATACAGTTCTACGGCGACACTATGCGCAACTACGCCACTCTCCTTAACGACGTCCGCCGCCAGTTCGAGCTGGTCATTCCTGAGGGCTTTCGCAAGCTCCGCCGCCAGCCCGACGGCGAGGAGTTTGACCTGGACGCCGCCATAGAGGCCGTCATAGACCGCCGCAGCGGCATCACGCCATCAGAAAAGGTGTACTGGTTCCGCAACAAGCAGGAGCGGGACGTGGCTGTGGTCTTCCTCCTGGACATGAGCGCCTCCACCGCCGAGGCTATTGACGAAGGCCGCCCCTCCCACAACGACCACGACGCCCCAGACGATCCCGTCGAGTACATGATGTGGCTCAGGTCCCGCCGCGAAGGCATGGTGCGCCGCAACTACAAGCGCATCATCGACCTAGAAAAGGAGGGCGTCGCCCTTCTTATGCAGGCCCTAGAGTCCATCGGTGACCTTTACGGCATCTACGGCTTCTCAGGGTACGGCCGTGAGAACGTGGAGTTCTACGTCATCAAGGACATCGATGAAGATTTCAGCGATAAGGTGAAGCGCCGCATCGACAAGGTCAGCCCGCTCCACGCCACTCGCATGGGCCCCGCCATCCGGCACGCCACTACCAAGCTGGTGCGTCAGGAGGCCAAGACCAAGCTGCTGTTCCTTATCAGCGACGGCCGTCCCCAGGACCGGGGCTACAGCCGCGAAGGTGTCGAGAAGGAGTACGCCGTCCACGATACCCACATGGCGCTGGTGGAGGCCCGAAAGCACGACATTATCCCCTTCTGCCTCACCGTGGACAAGTCCGGCCACGACTACCTCAAGACTATGTGCGGCGACATGAGCTACGAAGTCCTGGACGAAATCTGGACCTTACCTCAGCGCCTGCCTCAGCTTTACCGCAAGCTGACCGTCTAGCTGCCTATCCGGGACAGAATTGTGCAAGGTGGGTATACAAAGCGTTGATGTATTCGCCTTGTATTAGTACCATTGCCTTGTAATAGGAGACATGCAATGAAAACCCCAACAAAGGAAATTCTTGCCTCTGTCAGTAAGAGAGGCCAAGTAACCATTCCCGCTGAGGTCAGGCGTCTAATAGGCGTCAAAACTAAAGGAAAGGTCTCTTTCAAAATCAAGGGAGACCAGGTAATCATAACCAAGCCTGCCTTCACTCTTGAAGAGGTCTACGGCTCAGTTCAATTCCCTAAAGGGCCCATCGACTTCAAGGAGTTGACGCGAGATGCGTGGGCCGAGAAGCTTGTCAGAGACTTTAAAAAGTTTCAAAAGAAATGAAACTGGTCGATGCCAATATCTTCATAAGATACATCACGGGAGATGATGAGCAAAAAGCGCTGGCCTGTTATAACTTATTCCAAAGGATCCAGAATGACCAGGAAGAGATTCTTCTTACTGAAAGCATCCTGACCGAGGTCGTTTATATCCTTTGGTCCAGAAGTCTGCCTTATAGATTGTCCCGTCAAGACATTCAGGCCAGGCTTCAGCCCATATTATCCCTAGACAATCTTAGGCTAGATAATAAACGCATTTTTCTTTATGCCCTAGACCTGTTTTCTGTCTACCAGCTTCTCGATTTTGAAGACGCTATCCTCGCCGCTCGAATGGAATACTTAAACATTACTGAAGTCATTAGCTACGACCAGGACTTTGACCGTGTGCCGGGCCTGAAGCGTGTAGAACCCTAGCCATCTCTCAGCATCTTTTGTAGCGCCACCAGAACCGAGTTCACAGACCTGTACTTTACCAGGTAGCGTCTAGGCGGCAGCTTCAGGCTCAGCCCTTTCACCTTCCCGTTAATGCTGATGGCCCCGAAGACTGTCCCTACAGCCTTCCCCTCCATCTCCGATGGGCCCGCCACGCCCGTTATTCCGACACCTATATCCGCCCGCAGCAAATTTCGCACTGTCTGCGCCATGGCCTCCGCCGTCTCCGCGCTTATTGCGCCGTAACGCTCGATTATCTCTGAGGGTACCCCGGCGGCTATCTTCGCCTCGTTGGTGTAGGAGACCACGCCGCCTTTGAAATACTGGGAGCTGCCAGGGACGTTGGTAATGGTGTCTGCCAGCATCCCACCACTGCACGACTCCATGGCCGCCAGTGTCATACCCCGCTCTCTCAGCGTCTTACCTACCGCCTCCTCAGGCGTCTCGTCATCATAGCCCCAGATATGGGGGCCCATGATGGCGATGATACCCTCCTCCACCGGCTTTATCATATCCCTTGCCTTGGCCTCGCTGGTCCCGCGGCAGATAATTCTCAGATGGATTCCGTCGTGCTTAGCGTAAATGCCCAGGTAGGGGTTCTCCAGCCCGAAGTATTTTGACACCCGCTCCGCCACCTCCGCCTCGGACATATCGGTGGTCTTGATGTTACGCGAGATGATGATAATGCCTTTAGCCCGCTCCTTAAGACGAGGGGCCACCAGGGTTGTCCACATGTTCTTCATCTCGCCCGGCGGTCCGGGCATACAGATAATGGTCTTATTGTTCTTCTCCACCCACCACCCTGGGGCTGTCCCTTGATTATTGGCTATGGCCTTGCACGATGGGATGAGATTGGCCTGCTTGATATTTCGAGGGGGCATCTCCATGCCTCTGCCTTTGAACCACTTTCTCAAGTCCTCCACCAGGGCCAGGTCCGGCTTCATCTCCTCGCCGAGCACACTGGCAATGGCTTCGCGAGTTAAGTCGTCCTGGGTGGGTCCAAGGCCGCCGGTGGTAATGATCACGTCCGCCCGCTTGAGGGCCCGGGAGAAGGCGTCCGTGAGGTCGGACATATCATCGCCTACCTGGCTTATCCAGTGAAGAGTGACGCCCAGCGCCGGCAACTGCGACGCTATGTACGCCGCGTTGGTGTCCGTGATCTCTCCCATAAGCAGCTCGTGGCCTATAGAAAATATTTCGCCCTTCATATTCGTTTTCTTTTCCTCAGTCTGACCTGACGACTAAGTATAGTGCCTCTGGATTTATGACTTCAAATTTAGAGCGCAGCGGACTTAGGGCTAATTTCAGCTACTCTTGACCTTCCACCCTCTCCCTTATCTTCCCTATCAGCGCGTCCGCCGACTCCGCCGAAAGCTGAAAGGCTTTTCTGGGAGTCGGCGCGCTTGTCAGGTAGCTCCAGAAGGCCTGCCATACACGTTCCCGCATCTCGTGTGCGCCGGCCCTTGCCCAGGCAGATAGGTACTGGCGCGTAAAACGGTCTGCTATCTGCTCTATGGAATGGCCGTCGCCCGCAAGTTCCGGCGTATCGGAAATGATAGCGGCCCATCTAGCGGCATCTAACAGCCCTTCCTGCATGGCGGGCCTTTCTTGCAAATTGACGCGTTATGCCGGCACGGGCGGGTACGGAGGCTCGTTTATGAGGCGGTTGATTACGTCAACCCAGGCCGAGTTGACTACGTACAGCACATTGGTACCGTGAACCTTTACGTAATAGCCGGTGGCGTCAGGAGTGGCGTCGCCGATGTGGACGTCTACCGCTTGATTCCTTGACGTGGCCACATGAATGGATGTCTTGGGGGGTGCTACGCCGTAAGAGGTGAAGTCTATGGTCTGGCCTTCCGGCGGTTCGATCAGCTTGGTGGTGGTGGGCCCGCCGAGAAGGACAGGTATGCCACCCCATCGCTGTACATCCACGCCTACCATGCCACGCTCGGTATCGTCGATAAACCACTCATCGCCTTTCCGCAGGAAGGTGATGGTCTCTTCGCCTCGGGTAACTACCACCCGGTTTAGCTCTGAGCTGCTCAAGCGGTACAGTCGCGACCCGCGGTCCGGCGTGTCGCCGCCCCTCAGCACCTGGGTTATAGCCACCAGGCCACCGATGACCACCAGCAGCACTACCAACAATAGCGTTAGCCTTACATTCATCTCCAGGTCTCCTTACCGACGCCGCCAGTAGGCTATTACGCCGCCAATGGCCATTAGGGTCGGCAGCAGGAACCAGCTAGTGAATCGAACAACGTCAAACTCGTCAGGTGTGGCCAAAAATTCCCGCTGCGATAGG
It encodes the following:
- a CDS encoding AbrB/MazE/SpoVT family DNA-binding domain-containing protein, whose product is MKTPTKEILASVSKRGQVTIPAEVRRLIGVKTKGKVSFKIKGDQVIITKPAFTLEEVYGSVQFPKGPIDFKELTRDAWAEKLVRDFKKFQKK
- a CDS encoding type II toxin-antitoxin system VapC family toxin, whose product is MKLVDANIFIRYITGDDEQKALACYNLFQRIQNDQEEILLTESILTEVVYILWSRSLPYRLSRQDIQARLQPILSLDNLRLDNKRIFLYALDLFSVYQLLDFEDAILAARMEYLNITEVISYDQDFDRVPGLKRVEP
- a CDS encoding competence/damage-inducible protein A, whose amino-acid sequence is MKGEIFSIGHELLMGEITDTNAAYIASQLPALGVTLHWISQVGDDMSDLTDAFSRALKRADVIITTGGLGPTQDDLTREAIASVLGEEMKPDLALVEDLRKWFKGRGMEMPPRNIKQANLIPSCKAIANNQGTAPGWWVEKNNKTIICMPGPPGEMKNMWTTLVAPRLKERAKGIIIISRNIKTTDMSEAEVAERVSKYFGLENPYLGIYAKHDGIHLRIICRGTSEAKARDMIKPVEEGIIAIMGPHIWGYDDETPEEAVGKTLRERGMTLAAMESCSGGMLADTITNVPGSSQYFKGGVVSYTNEAKIAAGVPSEIIERYGAISAETAEAMAQTVRNLLRADIGVGITGVAGPSEMEGKAVGTVFGAISINGKVKGLSLKLPPRRYLVKYRSVNSVLVALQKMLRDG
- a CDS encoding DUF4340 domain-containing protein — encoded protein: MNVRLTLLLVVLLVVIGGLVAITQVLRGGDTPDRGSRLYRLSSSELNRVVVTRGEETITFLRKGDEWFIDDTERGMVGVDVQRWGGIPVLLGGPTTTKLIEPPEGQTIDFTSYGVAPPKTSIHVATSRNQAVDVHIGDATPDATGYYVKVHGTNVLYVVNSAWVDVINRLINEPPYPPVPA